The Salinibaculum sp. SYNS191 genome has a window encoding:
- a CDS encoding transcription initiation factor IIB, protein MTRSSRQRERERESETEQEEDEGVRDCPECGSEDLIKSSDRGELICDDCGLVVEEGNIDPGPEWRAFNHQERQEKSRVGAPTTQTMHDKGLTTTIDWKDKDAYGRSISSKKRSQMHRLRKWQERIRTKDAGERNLQFALSEIDRMASALGVPRSVREVASVIYRRALKEDLIRGRSIEGVATSALYAACRKEGIPRSLEEISDVSRVERKEIGRTYRYISQELGLEMEPVDPKKYVPRFCSELELSEEVQTKANEIIETTAEKGLLSGKSPTGYAAAAIYAASLLCNEKKTQREVADVAQVTEVTIRNRYQEQIEAMGIHS, encoded by the coding sequence ATGACACGGTCCAGCCGCCAGCGGGAGCGCGAGCGCGAGTCTGAAACTGAACAAGAAGAGGACGAGGGTGTACGGGACTGTCCGGAGTGTGGGTCTGAGGACCTCATAAAGAGTTCTGACCGGGGTGAGCTCATCTGTGACGACTGCGGTCTCGTCGTCGAGGAAGGGAACATCGACCCCGGGCCGGAGTGGCGGGCGTTCAACCACCAGGAACGACAGGAGAAGTCGCGGGTCGGCGCACCGACGACCCAGACGATGCACGACAAGGGGTTGACGACCACTATCGACTGGAAGGATAAGGACGCCTACGGCCGGTCTATCTCCTCGAAGAAGCGAAGCCAGATGCACCGACTGCGGAAGTGGCAGGAGCGCATCCGAACCAAAGACGCCGGCGAACGAAATCTCCAGTTCGCCCTCTCGGAAATCGACCGCATGGCCTCCGCACTGGGGGTCCCGCGGTCGGTCCGGGAGGTCGCATCCGTCATCTATCGCCGGGCGCTGAAGGAGGACCTCATCCGCGGCCGCTCCATCGAGGGGGTCGCGACGAGCGCACTCTACGCCGCCTGTCGGAAGGAGGGGATTCCGCGAAGCCTGGAGGAGATTTCTGACGTCTCACGCGTCGAGCGCAAAGAAATCGGACGCACCTATCGCTACATCTCGCAGGAACTCGGTCTGGAGATGGAGCCCGTCGACCCCAAAAAGTACGTCCCGCGGTTCTGTTCAGAACTCGAACTCTCCGAAGAGGTACAGACCAAAGCGAACGAGATAATCGAGACGACCGCAGAGAAGGGCCTTCTTTCGGGCAAATCGCCCACCGGCTACGCGGCCGCCGCAATCTACGCCGCGTCGCTGCTCTGCAACGAGAAGAAGACGCAACGCGAAGTCGCAGACGTCGCCCAGGTGACCGAAGTCACCATCCGCAACCGGTACCAGGAACAGATAGAGGCGATGGGAATCCACAGCTAG
- a CDS encoding inorganic diphosphatase, with protein MVNLWEDLETGPNPPEEIYAVVECLKGERNKYEYDKDIPGVMLDRVLHSNVHYPSDYGFIPQSYYDDEDPFDVLVLVEDQTFPGCVIEARPVALMKMDDDGEQDDKVIAVPVEDPRYDHIEDLEDIPQQTLDEIDEFFATYKNLEEGKEVETLGWEDKQAAKDAIEHAQDLYEEHFG; from the coding sequence ATGGTGAATCTCTGGGAAGACCTCGAGACGGGCCCGAACCCGCCCGAGGAGATCTACGCTGTCGTTGAGTGCCTCAAGGGCGAGCGCAACAAGTACGAGTACGACAAGGACATCCCCGGCGTGATGCTGGACCGCGTGCTCCACAGCAACGTCCACTACCCCTCCGACTACGGGTTCATCCCGCAGTCGTACTACGACGACGAGGACCCCTTCGACGTGCTCGTCCTCGTCGAGGACCAGACGTTCCCCGGCTGCGTCATCGAGGCCCGCCCGGTCGCGCTGATGAAGATGGACGACGACGGCGAACAGGACGACAAGGTCATCGCCGTCCCCGTCGAGGACCCCCGGTACGACCACATCGAGGACCTGGAGGACATTCCCCAGCAGACGCTGGACGAGATAGACGAGTTCTTCGCGACCTACAAGAACCTCGAAGAGGGCAAGGAAGTCGAGACGCTGGGCTGGGAGGACAAGCAGGCCGCCAAAGACGCTATCGAGCACGCCCAGGACCTATACGAGGAACATTTCGGCTGA
- the rnhA gene encoding ribonuclease HI, whose product MPVIECDVAAARDRLEAAGVEVRPGNTDHERWRADYADAIAVAYDDKVVVQGSQPGRLEGLLRDAGGRAHVYFDGAARGNPGPAAIGWVIVTSDGIVAEGGERIGATTNNRAEYEALARALEVAADYGFDRVDVRGDSELIVKQVRGEYDTNNPELRERRVRVRELLAQFDEWSLSHVPREINERADELANEALEDG is encoded by the coding sequence ATGCCGGTCATCGAGTGCGACGTGGCTGCGGCCCGGGACCGACTCGAAGCTGCCGGGGTCGAGGTACGGCCAGGCAACACCGACCACGAACGGTGGCGCGCCGACTACGCCGACGCGATCGCGGTCGCGTACGACGACAAGGTGGTGGTCCAGGGCAGCCAGCCCGGCCGCCTGGAAGGGCTGTTGCGCGATGCCGGCGGACGCGCGCACGTCTACTTCGACGGCGCGGCCCGCGGCAACCCCGGACCCGCCGCTATCGGGTGGGTCATCGTCACCAGCGACGGCATCGTCGCGGAGGGGGGCGAGCGCATCGGCGCGACGACGAACAACCGCGCCGAGTACGAGGCGCTGGCGCGCGCGCTGGAGGTCGCCGCCGACTACGGCTTCGACCGGGTCGACGTCCGCGGCGACTCGGAACTCATCGTCAAGCAGGTTCGCGGCGAGTACGACACCAACAATCCGGAGCTGCGCGAGCGCCGCGTGCGGGTGCGGGAACTGCTCGCGCAGTTCGACGAGTGGTCGCTGTCGCACGTACCGCGAGAGATAAACGAGCGCGCCGACGAACTTGCCAACGAGGCACTCGAAGATGGCTGA
- a CDS encoding PadR family transcriptional regulator — MSEAQTVAESPGIAKELTAFQQNILTILAEEPRYGLAIKRELETYYDSEVNHGRLYPNLDDLVEMGLVEKSELDKRTNQYALTDDGYEAVLDQLGWMFDKIVTEESRAEDIEALIAQHR, encoded by the coding sequence ATGTCAGAGGCACAGACGGTAGCCGAAAGTCCAGGCATAGCGAAAGAGCTCACCGCGTTCCAGCAGAACATCCTCACGATTCTCGCCGAGGAGCCCCGCTACGGGCTCGCCATCAAGCGAGAGCTCGAGACGTACTACGACTCCGAGGTCAACCACGGCCGACTCTACCCGAACCTCGACGACCTCGTCGAGATGGGACTGGTCGAGAAGAGCGAACTCGACAAGCGGACGAACCAGTACGCGCTGACCGACGACGGCTACGAGGCCGTCCTCGACCAGCTCGGCTGGATGTTCGACAAGATAGTCACCGAGGAGAGCCGGGCCGAGGACATCGAAGCCCTCATCGCCCAGCACCGGTAG
- a CDS encoding alkaline phosphatase family protein, producing the protein MGLFDRLRGDGNPRVAFFGIDGVPYSLVADNPDEFDNLAAIADEGSAGAIDSIVPPESSACWPSLTTGVNPGQTGVYGFQDRETDSYDTYVPMGRDVQATRIWDRVQSAQRQATVMNVPVTFPPQENVQRMVSGFLSPGVDRAAEPAELRSFLEANDYKIDVNAKLGHDEDKSAFIEDAHETLDARFEAFKHYVEEDDWDLFFGVFMTTDRVNHFLFRDYEHDGEYKEEFLEFYSKVDDYLGRLREMLPDDVTMLVASDHGFTTLEHEVHLNEWLRQEGWLSYEDDDHSELDDISDETRAYSLIPGRFYLNLEGREPRGSVPEDDYEAVRAELKEKLEALEGPDGTPVAASVETKEGAFRGAHDAIAPDLTVVPNHGFDLKAGFKGSEEVFGTGPRNGMHSFDNACLFVDDPDVRIEDSDLYDIAPTILDLLELEYDRAEFDGGSLLTRS; encoded by the coding sequence ATGGGTCTGTTCGACCGCTTGCGTGGCGATGGCAATCCCCGTGTCGCCTTCTTCGGCATCGACGGGGTCCCGTACAGCCTCGTCGCAGACAATCCCGACGAGTTCGATAACCTCGCGGCGATTGCCGACGAAGGCAGTGCCGGAGCTATCGACAGTATCGTTCCCCCGGAGTCAAGCGCCTGCTGGCCGTCGCTGACGACCGGCGTCAACCCCGGTCAGACCGGCGTCTACGGCTTCCAGGACCGCGAGACCGACTCCTACGACACCTACGTCCCGATGGGTCGTGACGTCCAGGCGACCCGCATCTGGGACCGCGTCCAGAGCGCCCAGCGCCAGGCGACGGTGATGAACGTCCCCGTCACGTTCCCGCCCCAGGAGAACGTCCAGCGGATGGTCTCGGGCTTTCTCTCCCCCGGCGTCGACCGGGCCGCCGAACCGGCGGAACTGCGCTCGTTCCTCGAAGCCAACGACTACAAGATAGACGTCAACGCCAAACTGGGCCACGACGAGGACAAGTCCGCGTTCATCGAGGACGCCCACGAGACGCTGGACGCCCGCTTCGAGGCGTTCAAACACTACGTCGAGGAGGACGACTGGGACCTCTTCTTCGGCGTCTTCATGACCACCGACCGGGTGAACCATTTCCTGTTCCGGGACTACGAGCACGACGGCGAGTACAAGGAGGAGTTCCTGGAGTTCTACAGCAAGGTCGACGACTACCTCGGCCGCCTCCGGGAGATGCTCCCCGACGACGTGACCATGCTCGTCGCCTCGGACCACGGGTTCACCACGCTCGAACACGAGGTCCACTTAAACGAATGGCTCCGTCAGGAGGGCTGGCTCTCCTACGAGGACGACGACCACTCCGAACTCGACGACATCAGCGACGAGACCCGCGCGTACTCGCTCATCCCCGGCCGGTTCTACCTCAATCTGGAGGGTCGCGAACCCCGCGGGAGCGTGCCGGAAGACGACTACGAGGCCGTCCGCGCGGAACTCAAGGAGAAACTGGAGGCCCTCGAAGGGCCGGACGGCACGCCGGTCGCAGCGAGCGTCGAGACCAAGGAGGGTGCCTTCCGGGGTGCCCACGACGCCATCGCACCGGACCTGACCGTCGTTCCCAACCACGGCTTCGACCTCAAGGCCGGGTTCAAGGGCAGCGAGGAGGTGTTCGGCACCGGGCCGCGCAACGGCATGCACAGCTTCGACAACGCCTGTCTGTTCGTCGACGACCCGGACGTGCGCATCGAGGACTCGGACCTCTACGACATCGCGCCGACCATCCTCGACCTGCTCGAACTGGAGTACGACCGCGCCGAGTTCGACGGCGGGAGCCTCCTGACCCGGTCGTAA
- a CDS encoding DUF5789 family protein has product MAEDDDSEDEPAVSLGEGDAVEGAPLARVAERLMWGIEKSEVDAREGETTIRTPDGPRELSDVLAEVDEPYFSTRQEFTSAVEDVIGTGPVPTE; this is encoded by the coding sequence ATGGCCGAAGACGACGACAGCGAGGACGAACCTGCCGTCTCGCTCGGCGAGGGCGACGCCGTCGAGGGCGCGCCGCTCGCGCGGGTCGCCGAGCGACTCATGTGGGGCATCGAAAAGAGCGAAGTCGACGCCCGCGAGGGCGAGACCACCATCCGGACGCCCGACGGGCCGCGGGAACTCTCCGACGTCCTGGCGGAGGTCGACGAACCGTACTTCTCGACGCGCCAGGAGTTCACCAGCGCCGTCGAGGACGTCATCGGAACCGGTCCGGTTCCGACCGAGTGA
- a CDS encoding DUF7331 family protein yields the protein MHDTNETHDPPSDTERPRYRTVEFADGLVIYDRTATRRWIHADVTVSLDEMR from the coding sequence ATGCACGACACCAACGAAACCCACGACCCTCCATCGGACACCGAGCGGCCCCGCTATCGCACAGTCGAGTTCGCCGACGGCCTCGTCATCTACGACCGTACGGCCACACGGCGCTGGATTCACGCCGACGTGACCGTCTCCCTGGACGAGATGCGCTGA
- a CDS encoding DUF7108 family protein: MAENTDQDGAPDSEDGDGDAELPADIVDEAERLTRLAHQAVDEAEAATYRRARTDLLDDTDFAARVREDDRDTLVLYPEEWVVDGTVHPDRVDDVDRGIERPLEGPGASNDWQTVEDHNRTVAEQVAEEEGAVHGQNAHALADFASNHYAKPIDRLTREEREEFLSEYFVRNAFPSDDQKAVVDVSVQHAVDVADDESTGAGR; the protein is encoded by the coding sequence ATGGCTGAGAACACCGACCAGGACGGAGCACCCGACAGCGAGGACGGCGACGGTGACGCGGAACTCCCCGCCGACATCGTCGACGAGGCGGAGCGGCTGACCCGCCTGGCTCACCAGGCGGTCGACGAAGCCGAGGCGGCGACGTACCGCCGGGCGCGCACGGACCTGCTGGACGACACCGACTTCGCCGCGCGGGTTCGCGAGGACGACCGCGACACGCTGGTGCTGTACCCCGAGGAGTGGGTCGTCGACGGGACGGTCCACCCCGACCGGGTCGACGACGTCGACCGCGGCATCGAGCGGCCGCTGGAGGGACCGGGTGCCAGCAACGACTGGCAGACCGTCGAGGACCACAACCGGACCGTCGCCGAGCAGGTGGCCGAGGAGGAGGGGGCGGTCCACGGACAGAACGCCCACGCGCTGGCCGATTTCGCCAGCAACCACTACGCGAAGCCCATCGACCGGCTGACCCGGGAGGAGCGAGAGGAGTTCCTCTCGGAGTACTTCGTCCGGAACGCGTTTCCGAGCGACGACCAGAAAGCGGTCGTCGACGTGTCAGTGCAGCACGCCGTCGATGTCGCCGACGACGAGTCTACCGGTGCTGGGCGATGA
- the nreA gene encoding DNA repair protein NreA has translation MRLDEFVEGFERDEAAERRRLAEEKSYAITDYLDDVERQFESVVQGDSLFGSTAPEIFVGRSNYPDVSTGLLSPMDAEADATDFATSGEWYRQGYEIDDVLQRRTGLLNSTRSAEVNVEDVWDGFVGVQREVAIADHPVDVELGLDAKPELDLSLDDISTPTGPRARAREADLAENPHVPKAVEKTLEDDDWQAQGAMTYLYRRGFDVYDINTILSAGALGRGRNRRLVPTRWSITAVDDTVGQYLRGSIRNASTVNEVQVWYNDYVGNDYWVILAPGNWEFELVELKAPGSIWNPEPDGEYYMAADDEGYEGRTGYVDETSGAYYASRLAVLEHLEDVDRQATCLVIRHASESYWAPVGVWQIREGVRHAFEGDYATAETFHGAIRQLESALPVSLSALRRKSKMVAGIQSQLTDF, from the coding sequence ATGCGGCTGGACGAGTTCGTCGAGGGGTTCGAGCGCGACGAGGCTGCCGAGCGACGTCGCCTGGCCGAGGAGAAGTCCTACGCGATCACCGACTACCTCGACGACGTGGAACGGCAGTTCGAGTCCGTCGTGCAGGGCGACTCCCTGTTCGGCTCGACGGCCCCGGAGATATTCGTCGGCCGGTCGAACTACCCCGACGTCTCGACGGGGCTGCTCTCGCCGATGGACGCCGAGGCAGACGCGACGGACTTCGCGACCAGCGGCGAGTGGTACCGGCAGGGCTACGAGATAGACGACGTGCTCCAGCGCCGGACGGGGTTGCTCAACTCGACGCGCTCGGCGGAAGTCAACGTGGAGGACGTCTGGGACGGCTTTGTCGGCGTCCAGCGCGAAGTCGCGATCGCCGACCACCCCGTCGACGTGGAACTGGGACTCGATGCGAAGCCGGAACTGGACCTCTCGCTGGACGACATCTCGACGCCGACCGGACCGCGCGCACGCGCCAGGGAGGCCGACCTCGCCGAGAACCCGCACGTCCCGAAAGCCGTCGAGAAGACGCTCGAAGACGACGACTGGCAGGCCCAGGGCGCGATGACCTACCTCTACCGCCGCGGGTTCGACGTCTACGACATCAACACCATCCTCTCGGCGGGCGCGCTCGGCCGCGGGCGGAACCGTCGGCTCGTCCCGACGCGGTGGTCCATCACCGCCGTCGACGACACCGTCGGGCAGTACCTCCGGGGGAGCATTCGCAACGCCTCGACCGTCAACGAGGTACAGGTCTGGTACAACGACTACGTCGGCAACGACTACTGGGTGATTCTCGCGCCCGGCAACTGGGAGTTCGAACTCGTCGAACTGAAAGCGCCGGGCAGCATCTGGAACCCTGAACCCGACGGCGAGTACTACATGGCCGCCGACGACGAGGGCTACGAGGGCCGGACGGGCTACGTCGACGAGACGTCCGGGGCGTACTACGCCTCGCGGCTGGCCGTGCTCGAACACCTCGAAGACGTCGACCGACAGGCGACCTGTCTGGTCATCCGTCACGCAAGCGAGTCTTACTGGGCACCGGTCGGCGTCTGGCAGATTCGCGAGGGCGTCCGCCACGCCTTCGAGGGCGACTACGCGACGGCGGAGACGTTCCACGGTGCGATTCGGCAACTGGAGTCTGCGCTGCCGGTCTCGCTGTCGGCCCTGCGCCGGAAGTCGAAGATGGTCGCCGGCATCCAGTCGCAACTGACTGACTTCTGA
- a CDS encoding DUF1059 domain-containing protein, giving the protein MALEVRCRDAGMDCDFMVRSENESELIEFVQQHARDAHGMDIRRADVRDMLTEA; this is encoded by the coding sequence ATGGCGCTGGAGGTTCGCTGCCGGGACGCCGGCATGGACTGCGATTTCATGGTACGGTCGGAGAACGAGAGCGAACTCATCGAGTTCGTCCAGCAACACGCGCGGGACGCCCACGGGATGGACATCCGCCGCGCCGACGTCCGCGACATGCTCACGGAGGCCTGA
- a CDS encoding DUF7139 domain-containing protein, whose product MTSLTDVYDGGVGVVADPRQRLAGAGLFLAGAAMVVGAIPIATTDLAGSVGLSVFEARELAGVLAGLGVPAVFVGILTVLPAGRGTRAGAAIGASLAILGVALFGYAYPYNWVSTDPAMAVATTLLYSLGTLVTFWCLFVGIATFKTRNDPGGTARLELTDEGTIKVVSTDSAIPGMGGIGLFGNDPDGNVETQTNDGEADTLVAEPDVDEMGVQQTPNPTPSPTPAGDGAGAVDAADAGGAQDPAAANADVREAVQERGRPDRYCGNCAHFEYVRADGEIAPYCGLHDEVMEDMDACPQWDANS is encoded by the coding sequence ATGACTAGCCTCACTGACGTGTACGACGGGGGCGTGGGCGTCGTGGCGGACCCGCGCCAGCGGCTGGCGGGGGCCGGGCTCTTCCTCGCGGGCGCGGCGATGGTCGTCGGTGCCATCCCCATCGCCACAACCGACCTCGCCGGCAGTGTCGGCCTCTCGGTGTTCGAGGCCCGCGAGCTGGCGGGCGTCCTCGCCGGCCTGGGCGTGCCCGCGGTGTTCGTCGGCATCCTGACCGTGCTGCCGGCCGGCCGGGGGACGCGAGCGGGGGCGGCGATCGGCGCGAGCCTGGCGATTCTCGGCGTCGCCCTGTTCGGGTACGCCTACCCATACAACTGGGTGTCGACGGACCCGGCGATGGCCGTCGCGACGACGCTTCTGTACTCGCTGGGGACGCTCGTGACGTTCTGGTGTCTGTTCGTCGGCATCGCGACGTTCAAGACGCGCAACGACCCCGGCGGCACCGCCCGGCTGGAACTCACCGACGAGGGCACTATCAAGGTCGTCAGCACCGATAGCGCCATCCCCGGGATGGGCGGCATCGGCCTGTTCGGGAACGACCCCGACGGGAACGTCGAGACACAGACCAACGACGGCGAGGCCGACACGCTCGTCGCGGAACCCGACGTCGACGAGATGGGGGTCCAGCAGACGCCGAACCCGACGCCGTCACCGACCCCGGCGGGCGACGGCGCGGGGGCCGTCGACGCCGCCGATGCCGGTGGAGCGCAGGACCCGGCGGCCGCGAACGCGGACGTCAGGGAGGCCGTCCAGGAGCGCGGGCGGCCGGACCGGTACTGCGGGAACTGCGCGCACTTCGAGTACGTCCGCGCCGACGGCGAAATCGCGCCCTACTGTGGCCTCCACGACGAGGTGATGGAGGACATGGACGCGTGCCCGCAGTGGGACGCCAACAGCTGA
- a CDS encoding transcription factor S, with protein sequence MEFCDECGSMMKTEGDHWVCGSCGHEKLRDGAKEEAMVTTQGQEESEVVDMSEAGDEAMGPTTNARCPECGNEKAYYEMKQIRAADESETRFFTCTECDHKWREDDH encoded by the coding sequence ATGGAATTTTGCGACGAGTGCGGTTCGATGATGAAGACAGAAGGCGACCACTGGGTCTGCGGGAGCTGCGGCCACGAGAAACTCCGCGACGGGGCGAAGGAGGAGGCGATGGTGACGACGCAGGGCCAGGAGGAGTCGGAAGTCGTCGACATGAGCGAGGCCGGCGACGAGGCTATGGGGCCGACGACGAACGCGCGCTGCCCGGAGTGTGGCAACGAGAAGGCCTACTACGAGATGAAGCAGATTCGCGCCGCCGACGAGTCCGAGACGCGCTTTTTCACCTGTACCGAGTGCGACCACAAGTGGCGCGAGGACGACCACTAG
- a CDS encoding DUF302 domain-containing protein, protein MTLPIDPTLLGPEDIGEEQTVLAMDHEEAIEFVREACEDAGFGVPVEFSPSEMLNEKIGADRDPYYVLGACNPEVADRALDASDNKLGGLMACNVVLWEEEPGRQRVYHVSIMRIARLVGMAPDDDTWADIVADTGEYVEDLFSTLRASEHAVA, encoded by the coding sequence ATGACACTTCCTATCGACCCGACTCTGCTCGGTCCCGAGGACATCGGAGAGGAGCAGACCGTCCTCGCGATGGACCACGAGGAGGCAATCGAGTTCGTCCGCGAGGCGTGCGAGGACGCCGGCTTCGGCGTGCCCGTCGAGTTCTCGCCCTCGGAGATGCTCAACGAGAAAATCGGCGCGGACCGCGACCCCTACTACGTACTGGGTGCCTGCAACCCCGAAGTCGCTGACCGGGCGCTCGACGCCTCGGACAACAAGCTCGGGGGTCTGATGGCCTGCAACGTCGTTCTCTGGGAGGAGGAACCGGGTCGCCAGCGGGTCTACCACGTCTCCATCATGCGCATCGCGCGGCTGGTCGGGATGGCCCCCGACGACGACACCTGGGCCGACATCGTCGCCGACACCGGCGAGTACGTCGAGGACCTGTTCTCGACGCTGCGGGCGTCGGAACACGCCGTCGCCTGA